Proteins encoded together in one Paenibacillus segetis window:
- a CDS encoding sugar efflux transporter — MIKRLTELFSIPSYALLFLCMFLQGMAISLSAPFLSIYFTEQLGVSVGVFGIFLSVTLIAGIWISMLIGRRSDHGMNRKNIYLFSTICNALAYSGYLLIKDFTILFIYMTVFTALGALGMPQLFAIAREAVSKSNLTDHAFANSTLRSAFSLGFITGPLIGTLLIAAVGFSGIFSGTIGVFLLVALLIFLFLKSNVELKASSTEVKKVTNFRLTQNRHILLPFLILVFMYTAHWMSSINTALFITHNLGGTTSDVGLVSSICAALEIPFMIMLGLLSAKYSNRILMMWGALLGGAYYIVILISGEMWQMLAAQILLAVFVAVISAIGISYIQDLLPTMPGYASTLFSNSSTIGRLIGSLLGGGLASVVGYRYSFVFCLILVTISTIMLVISGRHSVNEPQKLVV, encoded by the coding sequence ATGATCAAACGACTTACTGAACTATTTTCCATTCCCTCCTATGCATTACTCTTTTTATGTATGTTTCTACAGGGGATGGCAATTTCACTTAGCGCACCCTTTTTATCGATTTATTTCACTGAACAACTTGGAGTATCCGTCGGGGTATTTGGTATCTTTCTCTCCGTCACGTTAATTGCCGGGATATGGATCAGTATGTTAATCGGAAGACGCTCTGATCACGGTATGAATCGAAAAAATATTTACCTATTCTCCACAATCTGTAATGCTCTTGCTTATAGCGGTTACTTACTGATCAAGGATTTTACAATCTTGTTCATATATATGACCGTATTCACCGCCCTCGGGGCACTAGGGATGCCACAATTGTTCGCTATTGCTAGAGAAGCGGTGAGTAAGAGCAATTTAACTGATCATGCATTTGCTAACTCTACCTTGCGCTCTGCTTTCTCTCTCGGCTTTATTACAGGTCCTTTAATCGGTACCCTACTCATCGCTGCTGTTGGGTTCAGTGGAATTTTCTCAGGGACAATCGGAGTTTTCCTGCTGGTGGCCTTACTTATTTTCCTATTCCTCAAATCAAATGTTGAATTGAAAGCCAGTAGTACTGAAGTAAAAAAAGTAACAAATTTTCGTCTAACCCAAAACCGTCATATTCTACTTCCTTTTCTGATTCTGGTATTTATGTATACAGCTCACTGGATGAGCAGCATCAATACTGCACTCTTCATTACACACAATCTAGGAGGAACGACAAGCGATGTTGGTCTAGTCAGCAGTATTTGCGCTGCGCTGGAAATTCCTTTTATGATTATGCTCGGTCTACTCAGTGCAAAGTATAGTAACCGAATCCTGATGATGTGGGGTGCTCTTCTGGGTGGAGCTTATTATATCGTTATCCTTATCTCAGGTGAGATGTGGCAAATGCTTGCCGCCCAAATCCTGCTCGCTGTATTTGTTGCCGTTATCTCAGCGATTGGCATTAGCTACATCCAGGATCTGCTTCCAACCATGCCTGGGTATGCATCCACGCTCTTCTCTAATTCATCAACGATCGGAAGACTAATCGGTAGTCTCCTTGGCGGAGGATTAGCCAGTGTTGTAGGTTACCGTTATTCATTTGTATTTTGTTTAATACTCGTCACTATTTCTACAATCATGCTTGTGATAAGCGGACGACACTCTGTAAATGAACCACAGAAATTAGTGGTTTGA
- the glmS gene encoding glutamine--fructose-6-phosphate transaminase (isomerizing) produces the protein MCGIVGYIGKRDTQTVLIEGLKKLEYRGYDSAGIAVYTQDGLQISKALGRLTNLETKLEGAPLLGSAGIGHTRWATHGKPSDVNSHPHTDHSQKFSVVHNGIIENYLDLKEELIGQGYKFVSETDTEVISHLVAREYDGDIVKAVQKAISHMRGAFALGVLTEYEPEKLVAVRQASPLIIGLGEGENFIGSDIPAILNYTRKVYILNDGEMAVLTRDAVELMTIEGNFISREMITVDWDAVTAEKGGFDHFMLKEIHEQPKAYRDTMRGRIDESGQSVVFPGLNLTEEKIRSLNSVHIVACGTAYHAGLVGGTVIEQLVRIPVANDVASEYRYRSPLITPETLVIVVSQSGETADTLAALREAKRNGAHVLAITNVVGSSIARDADDVIATLAGPEIAVASTKAYTSQLIAFYLFGLYLAQVRGTKSNEEVAHVIAAMQSLPEQLESMLANVEPIKAYAEEIAVHQNLFFIGRGMDYAVVQEGSLKLKEISYIHSEAYAAGELKHGTLALIEEGIPVIALATQENVLEKTVSNIKEVKARGAAVMAITHEEHVADLLRSVDQALSIPKTLSLLTPALSVVPLQLLAYYTSLARGNDVDKPRNLAKSVTVE, from the coding sequence ATGTGTGGTATCGTTGGATATATCGGAAAAAGAGACACGCAGACGGTGTTGATCGAAGGGCTTAAGAAATTGGAGTATCGTGGTTATGATTCGGCAGGGATTGCAGTGTATACCCAAGACGGCCTTCAAATTTCGAAGGCATTAGGCCGTCTTACTAACCTTGAAACGAAGCTAGAAGGTGCTCCATTACTAGGAAGCGCTGGGATTGGTCATACGCGTTGGGCGACGCATGGCAAGCCGTCTGATGTTAATTCGCATCCGCATACCGATCACAGCCAGAAGTTCTCAGTTGTTCATAACGGCATTATTGAGAATTATTTGGATTTAAAAGAAGAATTGATTGGCCAAGGATATAAGTTCGTTTCGGAGACGGACACAGAGGTTATTTCTCACTTGGTAGCCCGTGAGTATGATGGCGACATTGTGAAGGCTGTTCAGAAGGCAATTAGCCATATGCGAGGTGCTTTTGCTCTGGGCGTGCTGACAGAATACGAACCAGAGAAGCTGGTAGCTGTTCGTCAAGCTAGCCCGCTCATTATAGGACTGGGTGAAGGCGAGAATTTTATCGGCTCTGATATTCCAGCAATTTTGAACTATACACGTAAAGTGTATATCCTAAATGACGGTGAAATGGCTGTATTGACAAGAGACGCTGTCGAATTAATGACGATCGAGGGGAATTTTATTTCTCGGGAAATGATTACTGTCGATTGGGACGCGGTTACCGCAGAAAAAGGCGGTTTCGACCATTTCATGCTAAAGGAAATTCATGAGCAGCCTAAAGCATATCGTGATACCATGAGAGGCCGGATTGACGAGTCTGGACAGAGTGTTGTGTTCCCAGGGTTGAATTTGACTGAGGAGAAAATTCGTAGCTTGAATAGTGTTCATATCGTGGCTTGTGGTACGGCTTATCATGCCGGCCTAGTCGGGGGAACGGTAATTGAACAACTCGTTCGCATTCCTGTCGCGAATGACGTTGCTTCCGAATATCGGTATCGTTCACCGCTGATTACGCCTGAGACGCTTGTGATCGTCGTCAGCCAGTCTGGAGAGACTGCTGATACGTTGGCAGCATTACGTGAAGCTAAGCGTAACGGCGCTCATGTACTGGCCATTACGAACGTAGTGGGAAGCTCCATCGCCCGTGACGCGGATGATGTTATTGCTACATTGGCGGGACCAGAGATCGCGGTTGCGTCGACGAAGGCTTATACTTCCCAACTCATTGCATTCTATCTCTTTGGTCTGTATTTGGCACAAGTTCGTGGAACTAAAAGCAACGAAGAAGTAGCTCATGTCATTGCTGCGATGCAATCACTACCGGAGCAGCTCGAGAGCATGCTCGCAAATGTTGAGCCAATCAAAGCGTACGCAGAGGAAATAGCGGTTCACCAGAACTTGTTCTTTATCGGGCGTGGCATGGATTATGCCGTAGTACAAGAAGGCTCATTGAAGCTCAAAGAGATCTCCTATATTCACTCTGAAGCTTATGCTGCTGGTGAGTTGAAACATGGTACGTTAGCACTTATTGAAGAAGGAATCCCCGTTATTGCTTTGGCGACGCAGGAGAACGTTCTAGAGAAGACCGTAAGCAACATCAAGGAAGTGAAAGCTCGTGGTGCTGCTGTTATGGCCATCACTCACGAGGAGCATGTAGCAGACCTGCTCAGATCCGTTGATCAGGCACTCTCGATTCCGAAGACGTTGTCACTACTGACACCAGCATTATCCGTTGTACCACTGCAATTGCTGGCTTACTACACATCGCTTGCCCGTGGCAACGACGTCGACAAGCCACGTAATTTGGCGAAGAGTGTGACGGTAGAGTAG
- the glmM gene encoding phosphoglucosamine mutase, whose translation MGKYFGTDGVRGVANKELTAELAYQIGRCGGYVLTGEVAKPKVIIGMDTRISGVMLESALVAGLLSIGADVIRVGVVSTPAVAYLTRILNADAGVMISASHNPVEDNGIKFFGSDGFKLSDETELEIEDLLDKDIDELPRPIGGDLGSLTVDTDSKFKYLEHLKTTINSSSFAGIKVVLDCANGAAYELAPILFRELGAEVHLIGASPNGLNINDHCGSTHPEHLKEEVIRLGADLGLAFDGDADRLIAIDENGEEVDGDYILCICGDAMNRAGKLKDSTVVSTVMSNFGFYKATKKLQLNTAQTAVGDRYVMAEMIRGGYNLGGEQSGHVIFLDYNTTGDGILTGIQLVDTMLTAGQKLSELKKVMKQYPQVLVNVRVQDKSKYEGNSAIEEAIAAVEAILGDNGRVLVRPSGTESLIRVMAEGPDKQELEQLVSQIVKVVEMELV comes from the coding sequence ATGGGGAAATATTTTGGAACAGATGGAGTACGAGGAGTTGCAAATAAAGAGTTAACCGCAGAGCTTGCCTATCAAATTGGTCGTTGCGGGGGTTATGTACTTACTGGTGAGGTAGCGAAGCCTAAAGTAATTATCGGGATGGATACCCGTATTTCTGGGGTCATGCTGGAATCGGCGCTTGTTGCAGGTCTGTTGTCCATTGGCGCGGATGTAATTCGTGTAGGTGTTGTATCAACTCCGGCAGTAGCTTACTTAACACGTATCCTGAATGCGGATGCTGGTGTTATGATCTCGGCATCACACAATCCGGTTGAGGATAACGGAATTAAGTTTTTTGGTAGTGACGGCTTCAAGTTGTCTGATGAGACCGAATTAGAGATTGAAGATTTACTAGACAAAGATATTGACGAGCTTCCCCGTCCGATTGGGGGAGACCTGGGTAGTCTAACAGTGGATACCGACTCTAAGTTTAAATATTTGGAACACTTAAAAACTACGATTAATTCTTCTTCATTCGCAGGCATCAAGGTAGTTCTTGACTGTGCTAATGGGGCAGCTTACGAGCTTGCACCGATATTATTCCGCGAACTAGGAGCGGAGGTTCACCTGATTGGAGCTTCTCCAAATGGTCTGAATATTAATGATCATTGTGGATCAACGCATCCTGAACATCTTAAAGAGGAAGTTATCCGTTTGGGAGCAGATCTTGGGCTCGCATTCGATGGAGATGCAGATCGTCTGATCGCTATTGATGAGAACGGAGAAGAAGTAGACGGCGATTACATTCTCTGCATTTGTGGAGATGCTATGAATCGAGCTGGCAAACTTAAAGACAGCACCGTAGTCTCTACAGTTATGAGTAACTTTGGATTCTACAAAGCGACGAAGAAGTTGCAACTAAACACAGCACAGACGGCTGTAGGTGACCGTTATGTCATGGCCGAGATGATTCGAGGCGGTTATAACTTAGGTGGAGAGCAGTCGGGACACGTTATCTTTTTGGATTACAACACAACCGGTGATGGCATCCTGACAGGAATTCAGCTGGTGGATACCATGCTGACAGCGGGACAGAAACTAAGTGAATTGAAAAAAGTAATGAAGCAGTATCCACAGGTGCTCGTGAACGTTCGTGTACAGGATAAGAGTAAATATGAGGGTAACTCAGCAATTGAAGAAGCGATTGCCGCTGTAGAGGCTATCCTTGGTGATAATGGCCGAGTATTGGTTAGACCTTCGGGAACAGAATCATTGATTCGGGTTATGGCTGAAGGCCCGGATAAGCAGGAACTCGAGCAGCTTGTGTCGCAAATCGTGAAGGTTGTTGAGATGGAATTGGTATAA
- a CDS encoding CdaR family protein, which produces MDKWLSHNNFAKIIALIFSIILWAMVHLDSGTPIPPTTSLNTKIIENVQIQVVGFNEDKYVLYDLESDKVNIEVRGKRTDITTNFSDYKVKLNLKNVKPGTVTLPLTTELPPGVQLVSINPSNVTVTIEAKETQELPVSIVTTGKLKSGLQMGSPVIAHEGLVKVTLPESEIGEVDKVQGIIDITGLEETLKGKTVKLVAYDKQGKEMNHAEVNPSSIEVDIPINKLYKNVPLEVRTTGQLPEGYILASIVKNVEGVAIYGTKEALEGINSHSVTIDLNQFVGGTEMKYSVDLTPPEGFEKIEPNAVTITVIAEPVKQKLMNGIPITLLNLDEQLKAKITSNVDNKISLTVLGAEKLLEALKTGDITVTADLSNLGIGTHRVPLEVKLPKYLELSDSDKSLYIDVELTDKSEPTTTLPEDEPVDTGGNATHPPEEENPSESNGTQNGG; this is translated from the coding sequence ATGGATAAGTGGCTTAGTCACAACAATTTCGCCAAAATTATTGCGCTTATTTTTAGTATTATTTTATGGGCGATGGTTCATTTGGATAGCGGAACTCCTATACCTCCAACGACATCACTCAATACTAAAATTATCGAAAACGTTCAAATTCAAGTAGTTGGATTTAATGAGGACAAATACGTACTCTATGATTTGGAATCTGATAAAGTAAATATAGAAGTTAGAGGCAAACGAACGGATATTACGACGAATTTTTCCGATTATAAAGTGAAATTAAATCTGAAAAATGTAAAGCCGGGAACGGTGACACTTCCATTAACTACTGAACTACCGCCAGGGGTCCAGCTCGTATCAATAAATCCATCCAATGTTACTGTAACGATTGAAGCCAAGGAAACTCAGGAGCTTCCCGTTAGTATCGTGACTACAGGAAAACTAAAATCTGGTCTGCAAATGGGGAGTCCTGTTATAGCCCATGAGGGACTAGTTAAAGTAACTTTACCGGAAAGTGAAATAGGTGAAGTGGACAAAGTACAGGGGATTATTGATATTACAGGGTTAGAGGAAACACTGAAAGGCAAAACAGTGAAGTTAGTAGCATATGATAAGCAAGGGAAAGAAATGAACCATGCGGAGGTTAATCCTTCATCTATTGAGGTTGATATCCCGATCAATAAGTTATACAAGAATGTGCCACTAGAGGTTCGGACTACAGGTCAGCTTCCAGAAGGCTACATTCTAGCTAGTATTGTTAAGAATGTTGAAGGAGTTGCAATATACGGCACGAAAGAAGCTTTAGAAGGAATTAACTCTCATTCGGTAACTATAGACCTGAATCAGTTTGTTGGTGGGACTGAGATGAAATACTCTGTAGACTTGACTCCTCCAGAAGGTTTTGAGAAAATCGAGCCTAATGCAGTAACTATTACTGTCATTGCAGAACCTGTCAAACAAAAACTGATGAATGGTATTCCCATTACGTTACTAAATCTAGACGAACAATTGAAAGCGAAGATCACCTCCAACGTAGATAACAAAATATCGTTGACTGTTCTAGGTGCGGAAAAGCTTCTTGAGGCGCTCAAAACGGGTGATATTACAGTGACAGCTGACTTAAGCAATCTGGGTATAGGAACTCACCGAGTACCTTTGGAGGTAAAGCTTCCTAAATATCTTGAGCTTTCCGATTCTGATAAATCATTATATATTGATGTTGAGTTAACCGATAAGTCAGAACCTACGACAACGTTGCCGGAAGATGAACCGGTGGACACTGGGGGAAATGCGACTCATCCGCCTGAAGAAGAGAACCCGAGTGAAAGTAACGGAACTCAGAATGGCGGTTAA
- the cdaA gene encoding diadenylate cyclase CdaA, giving the protein MNYLSNLTWQEYIKDAVDILIVTYIIYHLILLVRGTRAVQLLKGILVLIVIWAISTWFDLYTLKWLMNQMFTFGVLAIFIIFQPELRRALEQLGRGKLFGRSTADEEEFGREVGEIIKTVNYLSRRKIGALIVFERDTGLNEYTESGIPVQSVITSQLLINIFIPNTPLHDGAVIVQDHKISAAACYLPLSENPFISKELGTRHRAAIGISEVGDAISIVVSEETGQISLAIDGQVVRDINEESLISKLYVELGPNSGENEKKPFWRKWGAKKHG; this is encoded by the coding sequence ATGAACTATTTGTCCAATCTGACGTGGCAGGAATACATTAAAGATGCAGTTGACATACTCATCGTTACCTATATTATTTACCATCTAATTCTGCTTGTACGGGGTACAAGAGCGGTTCAACTACTTAAAGGGATCCTTGTGCTCATTGTAATCTGGGCGATCAGCACATGGTTTGACTTATACACGTTAAAATGGCTTATGAACCAAATGTTCACCTTTGGGGTTCTTGCTATTTTCATTATATTTCAGCCCGAACTTAGACGAGCTCTGGAGCAACTTGGCCGCGGTAAGTTGTTTGGCAGAAGTACAGCGGATGAAGAGGAATTTGGCCGAGAAGTCGGCGAGATCATTAAGACGGTTAATTATTTATCACGTAGAAAGATCGGGGCATTAATTGTTTTTGAACGCGATACCGGGCTCAATGAATATACGGAATCAGGGATTCCTGTTCAATCCGTCATTACTTCGCAGTTGTTGATTAATATTTTTATTCCAAACACACCTCTGCATGATGGTGCGGTGATTGTTCAGGATCATAAGATTTCGGCAGCTGCTTGTTATTTGCCACTTTCGGAGAATCCATTCATTAGTAAAGAACTAGGCACAAGACATAGAGCTGCAATAGGAATAAGCGAAGTTGGCGATGCTATTTCGATTGTAGTTTCGGAAGAGACGGGTCAAATCTCACTTGCGATTGATGGACAGGTTGTTCGTGATATTAATGAAGAATCGTTGATTTCTAAATTGTATGTAGAGCTTGGTCCAAATTCCGGTGAAAATGAGAAAAAGCCTTTCTGGAGAAAGTGGGGGGCTAAGAAACATGGATAA